A stretch of Actinomycetes bacterium DNA encodes these proteins:
- a CDS encoding glycoside hydrolase family 3 protein, whose protein sequence is MPGARTILTAGALLLALLGAACAGTSNQQVSGKVATSTAPTTSSTTTTTRAPDCASTLPTSGQAAQLVMVMVADPSHAADALEAGTVSGYGLKGNQRSDVADAIEATAGLSVLPISVAVDEEGGTVQRLRYSAGRLPSAEDMAEGTPAQAANEVEAHARRMADMGVTMNFAPVADVGSGAGLGSRSFGDDPTTVSEFAVAVGNANAAGGVTPVVKHWPGIGGAGVDPHNSLPTLDPVEELRAVDMAPFRSAFEAGAPAVMVAHAEVPGLTADGEPASLSRAAITDELRNSEGFGGVVMTDSLGMGAIVDDHTQAEAAELAISAGADIALVSGTDVVNGVHERLVEAITEGRIPAEQVEASVRRVLSLRGIEGECFDAVSEYAAQARLEADKAQREADLESRQESEGAALDGTATSSG, encoded by the coding sequence ATGCCCGGCGCCCGGACGATCCTGACAGCGGGTGCGTTGCTGCTGGCGCTGCTCGGCGCCGCTTGTGCAGGCACCTCCAACCAGCAGGTTTCCGGCAAGGTGGCCACATCGACGGCGCCCACCACCAGTTCCACGACCACCACGACCCGGGCACCCGACTGCGCGAGCACGCTGCCCACCTCCGGCCAGGCAGCCCAGCTGGTGATGGTCATGGTTGCGGATCCATCCCATGCCGCAGACGCCCTGGAGGCCGGAACCGTCAGCGGATACGGCCTCAAGGGAAACCAGCGCAGCGACGTGGCCGATGCGATCGAGGCCACCGCAGGGCTGTCGGTGCTGCCCATCAGCGTGGCCGTCGACGAGGAGGGCGGCACGGTGCAGCGGCTGCGCTACTCCGCAGGCCGCCTGCCATCGGCCGAAGACATGGCAGAAGGCACGCCCGCGCAGGCCGCGAACGAGGTCGAGGCCCACGCCCGGCGCATGGCGGACATGGGCGTGACCATGAACTTCGCGCCGGTCGCCGACGTGGGCAGCGGCGCCGGCCTGGGCAGCCGCTCCTTCGGCGACGATCCCACGACTGTCAGCGAGTTCGCAGTCGCCGTGGGCAATGCCAACGCAGCCGGTGGCGTGACGCCGGTGGTGAAGCACTGGCCGGGCATCGGCGGTGCAGGCGTCGATCCGCACAACTCACTACCCACACTCGACCCGGTCGAGGAACTGCGCGCCGTGGATATGGCCCCGTTCCGCTCGGCGTTCGAGGCGGGTGCGCCAGCGGTCATGGTGGCGCATGCCGAGGTACCGGGTCTCACCGCCGACGGCGAGCCGGCATCGCTCTCACGAGCCGCCATCACCGACGAGCTCCGCAACTCCGAAGGCTTCGGAGGCGTCGTGATGACCGATTCCCTTGGCATGGGCGCCATCGTGGATGACCACACGCAGGCCGAGGCTGCCGAACTCGCGATCTCGGCTGGAGCCGACATCGCTCTGGTCTCGGGAACCGACGTCGTGAACGGCGTGCATGAACGCCTCGTCGAGGCGATCACCGAGGGCAGGATCCCCGCCGAACAGGTCGAGGCATCGGTCCGACGGGTGCTCTCCCTGCGCGGAATCGAGGGCGAGTGCTTCGACGCCGTGTCCGAGTACGCCGCGCAGGCCCGTCTGGAGGCCGACAAGGCACAGCGGGAGGCCGACCTGGAGTCCCGGCAGGAGTCAGAGGGCGCGGCGCTCGACGGCACCGCCACCAGTAGCGGCTGA
- a CDS encoding CBS domain-containing protein, protein MRVATIINEKGSTVATIGATAKLTDAASELRLRGVGALVVSSDGRRIEGIVSERDIVRRLAERGQSALAETVETVMTAEVRTCEPGDTCDDLMRIMTEHRMRHLPVVIDGQLAGIVSIGDVVKHRVGELEAEARTLHDYITTGR, encoded by the coding sequence ATGCGAGTCGCCACGATCATCAACGAAAAGGGCAGCACTGTCGCCACGATCGGCGCAACCGCAAAGCTCACCGACGCGGCATCCGAGTTGCGCCTCCGCGGCGTCGGAGCGCTGGTCGTGTCCTCCGATGGCCGCCGGATCGAGGGAATCGTCTCCGAGCGCGACATCGTGCGCCGGCTGGCCGAACGGGGCCAGTCAGCGCTGGCCGAGACCGTCGAGACCGTCATGACCGCGGAGGTGCGCACCTGTGAACCGGGTGACACCTGCGATGACCTCATGCGGATAATGACCGAGCATCGCATGCGTCACCTGCCCGTCGTGATCGACGGACAGCTGGCCGGGATCGTGTCCATCGGCGACGTGGTGAAGCACCGTGTCGGCGAGCTCGAAGCCGAAGCCCGCACGCTGCACGACTACATCACCACCGGGCGCTGA
- a CDS encoding amidase: MTTKSALDLAKSIRTGDIGAAEALEAHLEAIDRLDPALNAVCFRDDDRARADAASVDDAVANNRADELGPFAGVPMLIKDLNDVEGWPTTLGSRASSDTPKQADHPPVARLRSAGFVFSGKTTTPEFGSVSVTESERLGATRNPWNTDHTPGGSSGGAGAAVAAGMLPAAHASDGGGSIRIPSSCNGLVGLKASRNRITSGPTKMISASTQGVVTRDVADQAAIVDVMSQLDQASWEVAPPLARPLSDEVGADPGRLRIRLSTANAVGVDPAPACVEAAESAARMLEELGHEVQTDDVRWPDAAGFMGGFLTVWSTISAGYELTDLDLLEPHNRESLAGARDTDSISYTESVIMLQKASRDFTPQFGRDFDLLLTPTMAIEPPEVGWIWTGADESPTAPMVNATPMAAYTAVFNVTGQPAISLPVHVSEAGLPVGVQLAAPPFDEATLIRVAAQLEQAVQWADRLPSAP, from the coding sequence ATGACGACCAAGAGCGCGCTGGACCTGGCGAAGTCGATACGAACCGGTGACATTGGTGCCGCGGAGGCACTGGAAGCCCACCTGGAGGCGATCGACCGGCTCGACCCGGCGCTGAATGCCGTCTGCTTTCGCGACGACGACCGGGCACGGGCCGACGCCGCGTCGGTCGACGATGCGGTTGCCAACAACCGCGCCGACGAGCTGGGCCCATTTGCCGGGGTCCCGATGCTCATCAAGGACCTCAACGACGTCGAGGGCTGGCCGACCACGCTCGGAAGCCGAGCATCCAGTGACACACCCAAGCAGGCTGACCACCCACCCGTGGCCCGGTTGCGCAGCGCCGGGTTCGTGTTCTCGGGCAAGACCACCACTCCGGAGTTCGGGTCGGTGTCGGTCACCGAGTCAGAGCGACTGGGCGCCACGCGAAACCCGTGGAACACCGACCACACGCCCGGCGGGTCCTCCGGTGGAGCCGGAGCAGCGGTTGCCGCCGGCATGCTGCCGGCTGCACATGCCTCCGACGGCGGCGGGTCCATCCGGATTCCCTCGAGCTGCAACGGCCTCGTGGGGCTGAAGGCATCCCGCAACCGGATCACCAGCGGCCCGACCAAGATGATCAGCGCATCAACCCAGGGCGTCGTGACGCGCGACGTGGCCGACCAGGCCGCGATCGTCGACGTGATGTCCCAGCTGGACCAGGCATCGTGGGAGGTGGCGCCGCCGCTGGCCCGGCCCCTGAGCGATGAGGTGGGCGCCGACCCGGGTCGGTTGCGCATCCGCCTCTCCACCGCCAACGCAGTGGGCGTGGATCCGGCGCCCGCCTGTGTGGAGGCGGCGGAATCGGCCGCCCGGATGCTCGAGGAACTCGGCCACGAAGTCCAGACCGATGACGTCCGCTGGCCCGACGCCGCCGGCTTCATGGGCGGGTTCCTGACTGTCTGGTCGACGATCTCGGCGGGGTACGAGCTCACCGATCTCGACCTGCTGGAGCCTCACAACCGCGAGAGCCTCGCCGGAGCCCGCGACACCGACTCGATCTCCTACACCGAATCGGTGATCATGCTCCAGAAGGCCTCGCGGGACTTCACACCGCAGTTCGGACGTGACTTCGACCTGCTGTTGACCCCCACGATGGCCATCGAGCCACCGGAGGTGGGGTGGATCTGGACCGGCGCCGACGAGTCGCCCACCGCCCCCATGGTCAACGCCACTCCGATGGCCGCCTACACAGCCGTGTTCAACGTGACGGGCCAGCCGGCGATCAGCCTGCCCGTTCACGTGTCCGAAGCCGGGCTTCCCGTTGGGGTGCAACTGGCGGCACCGCCGTTCGACGAGGCCACATTGATCCGTGTTGCGGCCCAGCTGGAGCAGGCCGTTCAGTGGGCCGACCGCCTGCCCTCTGCACCCTGA
- the leuA gene encoding 2-isopropylmalate synthase, producing the protein MPFDKYRPFLPLAGDPDGSPNGGLATRTWPNNVLTTAPTWCSVDLRDGNQALIDPMDPVRKAKMFETLVEMGFKEIEVGFPSASQTDYDFLRELIEGDLIPEDVTIQVLVQCRRELIERTYQALRGAPQAMVHFYNSTSELQRRVVFHSEREGITALAVDAAKLCRELEGHAGDTRLRYEYSPESFTGTEPDFAIEISAAVMDALELGEGPDGQPEKVVINVPATVEMYMPNIYADVVEHVHRNMPDRSRAILSVHPHNDRGTAVAAAEMALLAGAERVEGTLFGNGERTGNVDVVTMALNMFTQGVDPGLDCSDIDAIRRTAEYCNRLSVHERHPYAGDLVYTAFSGSHQDAIKKGLTALGGNEDLGRPAGDYESWEVPYLPIDPAHLGRTYEAVIRVNSQSGKGGVAYIMSAEHGLELPRRLQIEFSKTIQHITEDTGTEITAAAMWDAFAAEYLGSVDGQGDGGAKGIVFRSAEATTRADGAEVTVQLVVDGEPTTVNGSGGGPISAFMNGLGETLGTKLEVVDYSEHAVSAGTDATAAAYVALQAPDGTIRWGVGMHESILLASLRAVVSAVNRHDARAG; encoded by the coding sequence ATGCCCTTCGACAAGTACCGGCCCTTCCTGCCGCTCGCGGGTGACCCCGACGGCTCACCCAACGGTGGGCTGGCTACCCGCACATGGCCCAACAACGTGCTCACCACCGCCCCCACGTGGTGCTCGGTGGACCTCCGTGACGGCAACCAGGCGCTGATCGACCCGATGGATCCGGTGCGCAAGGCCAAGATGTTCGAGACGTTGGTCGAAATGGGGTTCAAGGAGATCGAGGTCGGGTTCCCTTCGGCCTCGCAGACCGACTACGACTTCTTGCGCGAGCTCATCGAGGGTGACCTGATCCCCGAGGACGTCACCATCCAGGTGCTGGTGCAGTGCCGCCGCGAGCTGATCGAGCGCACCTACCAGGCGCTTCGCGGCGCGCCCCAGGCGATGGTGCACTTCTACAACTCCACATCCGAGCTCCAGCGTCGCGTGGTGTTCCACTCCGAGCGCGAGGGCATAACGGCGCTCGCGGTGGACGCGGCGAAGCTCTGCCGCGAGCTCGAGGGGCATGCGGGCGACACCCGCCTGCGCTACGAGTACTCCCCGGAGTCGTTCACGGGCACGGAGCCCGACTTCGCGATCGAGATCTCTGCCGCGGTCATGGATGCTCTCGAGCTCGGCGAGGGCCCCGATGGCCAGCCCGAAAAGGTGGTCATCAACGTGCCTGCCACCGTGGAGATGTACATGCCCAACATCTACGCCGATGTGGTCGAACACGTGCATCGCAACATGCCCGACCGCTCGAGGGCGATCCTGTCGGTACACCCGCACAACGACCGCGGGACCGCCGTTGCTGCGGCCGAGATGGCCCTTCTGGCAGGCGCCGAGCGTGTCGAGGGCACGCTGTTCGGCAACGGTGAGCGCACGGGCAACGTGGACGTGGTGACGATGGCACTCAACATGTTCACCCAGGGCGTGGACCCTGGACTGGACTGCTCCGACATCGATGCAATCCGTCGAACGGCGGAGTACTGCAACCGCCTGTCGGTGCATGAGCGCCACCCCTACGCGGGAGACCTTGTGTACACGGCGTTCTCCGGCTCTCACCAGGATGCGATCAAGAAGGGCCTCACCGCCCTCGGCGGCAACGAGGACCTCGGCCGGCCGGCCGGCGACTACGAGTCGTGGGAGGTGCCTTACCTGCCGATCGACCCGGCACACCTCGGGCGGACCTACGAGGCCGTGATCCGGGTCAACAGCCAGTCGGGCAAGGGTGGCGTCGCCTACATCATGTCGGCCGAGCACGGACTCGAGCTGCCGCGTCGGTTGCAGATCGAGTTCTCCAAGACGATCCAGCACATCACCGAGGACACGGGCACGGAGATCACGGCTGCCGCGATGTGGGATGCCTTTGCCGCCGAGTACCTGGGCAGTGTCGATGGGCAGGGTGATGGTGGTGCCAAGGGCATCGTGTTCCGTTCGGCCGAGGCCACGACGCGTGCCGACGGAGCCGAAGTGACGGTCCAGCTCGTGGTCGATGGCGAACCCACGACCGTTAACGGGTCCGGCGGAGGACCGATATCGGCGTTCATGAACGGCCTCGGCGAGACGTTGGGAACGAAGCTCGAGGTCGTCGACTACAGCGAGCACGCGGTATCCGCCGGAACGGACGCCACTGCGGCTGCCTATGTGGCGCTACAGGCTCCCGACGGCACCATCCGCTGGGGTGTCGGGATGCACGAGTCCATCCTGCTCGCCTCGCTGCGAGCCGTGGTCTCAGCTGTCAACCGCCACGATGCCCGGGCGGGCTGA
- a CDS encoding FAD-binding oxidoreductase — MDDSLVELADLLARPLRTGADARAHEVPWRGPSGPAFAVAVPGDIEEVRAIVSWARDHRRRLIPQGANTGLVGASTPPPEGPAPVVLSTNAMADRLEVRPADAVAVVSAGVRLSALNEAASRHGLELPVDLAADPAIGAMVATNTGGSRVMAHGDMSAHVLGVQAVLADDDVSVIGDVRGLRKDNTGPDPARLLVGSAGSLGVITACAVSLTPLPAERATALIGPTADIEAVSLLPALRRALGSGLTAFEVMCPRAVSAGLQRASIPHPVDPGAEPAVTVLVECSGGTGVADSLLDALVDANVHDRALAVPRTEAWALRHGITEGLASQGEVIGFDLCVQPAHLPALRAAVRDTAHSVRPELAVADFGHWGDGGVHANVVVPHDVAISESDRRALRAAVHELVTTRFAGSWSAEHGIGPTNAGQWRRSTPSATRRVLAAAKAEMDPLGVLGHPGLPF, encoded by the coding sequence GTGGACGACTCACTCGTCGAACTGGCCGACCTGCTGGCCCGGCCGCTTCGCACCGGCGCCGACGCACGCGCCCACGAGGTGCCATGGCGCGGCCCGTCGGGCCCGGCCTTCGCAGTTGCCGTGCCGGGTGACATCGAGGAGGTGCGAGCGATCGTGAGTTGGGCTCGCGACCATCGCCGGCGCCTCATACCCCAGGGCGCCAACACGGGGCTGGTGGGTGCTTCCACCCCTCCCCCTGAAGGACCGGCTCCGGTGGTGCTCAGCACCAATGCCATGGCCGACCGCCTCGAGGTTCGTCCGGCCGACGCGGTGGCGGTGGTCTCGGCCGGTGTCCGGCTGTCGGCGCTCAACGAGGCTGCCAGCAGGCACGGCCTCGAGCTCCCGGTGGACCTCGCGGCGGATCCTGCGATCGGGGCCATGGTGGCAACGAACACCGGCGGCTCGAGGGTCATGGCTCACGGGGACATGTCGGCCCACGTACTGGGCGTGCAGGCGGTGCTGGCAGACGACGACGTTTCGGTGATCGGCGACGTCAGGGGACTGCGAAAGGACAACACCGGACCCGACCCTGCCCGGCTGCTGGTCGGATCAGCCGGATCACTCGGGGTCATCACCGCATGCGCGGTGTCACTCACCCCGCTGCCGGCGGAGCGCGCAACAGCTCTGATCGGACCCACGGCGGACATCGAGGCAGTCAGCTTGCTCCCCGCATTGAGGCGTGCGCTCGGATCCGGCCTCACCGCCTTCGAGGTCATGTGCCCCCGGGCGGTTTCCGCGGGTCTGCAACGGGCTTCGATTCCGCATCCGGTCGACCCGGGTGCGGAGCCGGCCGTCACCGTGCTCGTGGAGTGCTCGGGGGGAACCGGGGTGGCGGACAGCCTCCTGGATGCCCTCGTCGACGCGAATGTGCACGACCGGGCACTTGCGGTGCCACGCACCGAGGCCTGGGCCCTGCGCCACGGCATCACCGAGGGACTCGCCTCACAGGGCGAGGTGATCGGCTTCGACCTCTGTGTTCAGCCCGCCCACTTGCCCGCCCTGCGTGCTGCCGTGCGCGACACCGCCCACTCGGTCAGGCCCGAGCTGGCAGTGGCGGACTTTGGCCACTGGGGCGACGGTGGGGTGCACGCCAACGTGGTTGTTCCCCACGACGTGGCCATTTCGGAGTCCGACCGCCGCGCCCTGCGAGCAGCTGTCCACGAGCTGGTGACCACCAGGTTCGCGGGGTCATGGAGTGCCGAACACGGGATCGGCCCGACCAACGCGGGGCAGTGGCGCCGATCGACTCCATCCGCCACGAGACGGGTACTGGCTGCGGCCAAGGCCGAAATGGACCCACTGGGCGTGTTGGGCCATCCGGGGTTGCCGTTCTGA
- a CDS encoding EAL domain-containing protein gives MATHQLLALLERNGTVRSIAPGITRLTGLDPCDYVGRDLLEHVHPEDRQRSHRRHAAVVHGTDGTRNGIRVRLATKDGDWRWLEMLATRCLDEPGIGAVVVSVQDVSSASPKIPRVPRAEEEPAGGASRPSEDFLRMLLSISANAVLVLNEDSTIKWASSGVGTAAGYTEEEFARLNPVELVHPDDIASLGEAIDSWRSHEGQELPLPTPVTVRIRHRNRGWRWTDVVGRDLRENPAFDGLALAITDSHERVLAGERLSSSERRHRALLRNSHDRVLLTDRDGIITWASESRTRSWKWDPKDIVGVDLALALGEEDRATLKGVLRRCVSVPGHTEVFEAPLLGTDEGIRWRQMTVCNQLDDPDVAAVVWNLRDVQAEHDLESASVAFGSLAVSSSTGLFEIDQDAGLVDVNPRWEEITGMTAAEAAGNGWQAILVDEMVHAGPAEREPGPQPPVRLRIRRPDGEYRWVDVRSTVVIDADGRAKRFGGIEDATAEVRAEQEHQSLLEIFGLTEDTVMVVDAEGRLVFINRTGRDFFGLSEQEYESRLHTQWPLSLPKADGFGEIMKQLGATGWWSGEVESVSANGDKRMMRVELMMHRDEQGRARQFSTVTHDITETKQLEASLEYEATHDQLTGLPNRLALLRELGEIAEQHHDSATASVALLFIDLDHFKVVNDSLGHEVGDQLLQQCARRIGAVVRPDETVTRFGGDEFVVVCQRIGERSDAESIAERIDAALTAPFDVEEHQIHTGVSIGIAHSSAADLDPASLLRDADTAMYHAKSTGRRCWATFDDELRRAAVSRHQLERELRAAVESEDFTLAYQPVARLDDFGVVGVETLLRWRMDGQSIPPDTFVPVAEDTGLIIPIGTWVMRSALDQLAQWDRHGLDSLAMAVNVSVRQLQAPGFVASMAELIESRSVDPSRICLEITETVLLEELKTTRGILGDLTGMGINIALDDFGTGYSPLTYLKELPIDVVKLDRSFVAEIGSNPRSTAIATAVVSLASAIDLAVIADGIETESQREALAELGCTLGQGRLISAPLPAADLPAAINALTDRP, from the coding sequence GTGGCAACACACCAGTTGCTGGCGCTGCTCGAACGCAACGGCACCGTCCGCTCGATCGCGCCCGGGATCACCAGACTGACCGGCCTCGACCCGTGTGACTACGTCGGGCGGGACCTGCTCGAGCACGTCCATCCCGAGGACCGCCAACGCTCGCACCGGCGCCACGCCGCCGTGGTCCACGGCACCGACGGCACCCGCAACGGAATCCGCGTGCGGCTGGCGACCAAGGATGGCGACTGGCGCTGGCTGGAGATGCTGGCCACGCGATGCCTCGACGAGCCCGGCATCGGCGCGGTCGTTGTCTCCGTGCAGGATGTCTCCTCCGCCAGCCCGAAGATCCCCCGGGTCCCGCGGGCCGAGGAGGAACCCGCTGGTGGCGCGAGCCGCCCCAGCGAGGACTTCTTGCGGATGCTGCTCAGCATCTCGGCGAACGCGGTTCTGGTCCTGAACGAGGACTCCACCATCAAGTGGGCCAGTTCCGGAGTCGGCACCGCAGCCGGTTACACCGAGGAGGAGTTCGCCCGCCTGAATCCCGTGGAACTGGTTCACCCCGATGACATCGCGTCCCTGGGCGAGGCCATCGACTCCTGGCGCTCCCACGAAGGACAGGAGCTCCCGCTGCCAACACCGGTGACCGTGCGGATCAGGCACCGCAACCGCGGGTGGCGGTGGACCGACGTCGTCGGTCGCGATCTACGCGAGAACCCCGCCTTCGACGGTCTCGCACTTGCGATCACGGACTCACACGAGCGCGTCCTGGCCGGCGAACGCCTCTCCTCCTCCGAACGGCGGCATCGAGCGTTGCTCCGCAACAGCCACGACCGGGTGCTTCTCACCGACAGGGACGGGATTATCACGTGGGCCTCCGAGTCGCGAACCAGGTCCTGGAAGTGGGACCCCAAGGACATCGTCGGCGTCGACCTCGCCCTGGCTCTCGGTGAGGAGGACCGGGCCACCCTGAAGGGGGTCCTGCGGCGATGCGTCTCCGTCCCCGGCCATACTGAGGTGTTCGAGGCACCGCTGCTGGGCACCGACGAAGGCATCCGGTGGAGACAGATGACGGTCTGCAACCAACTCGACGATCCCGACGTGGCAGCGGTCGTGTGGAACCTCCGCGACGTGCAGGCCGAACACGATCTGGAGTCGGCCTCGGTGGCGTTCGGATCCCTGGCCGTGTCCTCCTCGACCGGACTGTTCGAGATCGACCAAGACGCCGGACTCGTTGACGTCAACCCGCGTTGGGAGGAGATCACGGGCATGACCGCAGCCGAGGCAGCGGGCAACGGCTGGCAGGCAATCCTCGTCGACGAAATGGTCCACGCCGGCCCGGCTGAGAGGGAACCCGGGCCGCAGCCGCCGGTTCGGCTCAGGATCAGGCGACCCGACGGGGAGTATCGCTGGGTCGACGTGCGTTCGACCGTGGTCATCGACGCCGACGGGCGTGCCAAGCGGTTCGGTGGAATCGAGGACGCGACTGCCGAGGTCCGCGCCGAGCAGGAACACCAGAGCCTGCTCGAGATATTCGGCCTCACCGAGGACACGGTGATGGTGGTCGACGCCGAGGGCAGGCTGGTGTTCATCAACCGCACCGGGCGCGACTTCTTCGGCCTCAGCGAGCAGGAGTACGAGTCACGACTGCACACGCAGTGGCCTTTGAGCCTGCCCAAGGCCGACGGCTTCGGGGAGATAATGAAGCAACTCGGCGCCACCGGGTGGTGGTCGGGCGAGGTCGAATCCGTCAGCGCCAATGGCGACAAGCGCATGATGCGCGTGGAGCTGATGATGCACCGCGACGAACAGGGTCGCGCCCGCCAGTTCTCGACCGTCACCCACGACATCACCGAAACGAAGCAGCTCGAGGCGAGCCTCGAATACGAGGCCACCCACGACCAGCTGACCGGCCTTCCGAACCGACTGGCCCTGCTGCGGGAACTCGGGGAGATCGCCGAGCAGCACCACGACTCCGCGACGGCGAGCGTCGCACTGTTGTTCATCGACCTCGACCACTTCAAGGTCGTGAACGACAGCCTCGGCCACGAGGTCGGCGACCAGCTGCTTCAGCAGTGCGCCAGGCGGATCGGCGCCGTGGTGCGACCCGACGAGACGGTGACGAGGTTCGGCGGCGACGAGTTCGTGGTGGTGTGCCAGCGCATCGGTGAGCGCAGCGACGCCGAGTCGATCGCCGAGCGCATCGATGCCGCCCTGACGGCGCCCTTCGACGTCGAAGAACACCAGATCCACACCGGCGTGTCGATCGGGATCGCCCACTCCAGCGCGGCCGACCTCGACCCGGCAAGCCTGCTGCGTGACGCCGACACTGCGATGTACCACGCCAAGTCAACCGGGCGACGGTGCTGGGCGACCTTCGACGACGAGTTGCGCCGCGCTGCGGTATCGCGCCACCAACTAGAGCGTGAGCTCAGGGCCGCCGTGGAGAGTGAGGACTTCACGCTCGCCTATCAGCCAGTCGCACGGCTCGACGACTTCGGTGTTGTCGGAGTGGAGACGCTGCTGCGTTGGCGCATGGATGGACAGTCGATCCCGCCGGACACGTTCGTGCCCGTCGCCGAGGACACGGGTCTGATCATCCCGATCGGCACCTGGGTGATGCGCAGCGCGCTGGATCAGCTTGCCCAATGGGACCGTCACGGCCTTGACTCGTTGGCCATGGCGGTCAACGTGTCCGTGCGCCAGCTACAGGCACCCGGGTTCGTGGCCAGCATGGCCGAGCTGATCGAGTCCAGAAGCGTCGACCCCTCGCGGATTTGCCTCGAGATCACCGAGACGGTCCTGCTCGAGGAGCTCAAGACGACCCGCGGCATCCTGGGTGACCTGACGGGCATGGGGATCAACATCGCTCTGGACGACTTCGGCACCGGCTACTCACCGCTGACTTACCTAAAGGAGCTGCCGATCGACGTGGTGAAGCTTGACCGGTCGTTCGTGGCGGAGATCGGGTCCAACCCGCGCTCCACGGCCATCGCCACGGCGGTGGTGAGTCTGGCCTCCGCGATCGACCTCGCTGTGATAGCCGACGGCATCGAGACCGAGAGCCAACGCGAGGCGCTGGCCGAGCTGGGCTGCACCCTCGGCCAGGGTCGCTTGATCTCTGCCCCCTTACCGGCGGCGGACCTCCCGGCCGCCATCAATGCCCTGACGGACAGGCCCTGA
- a CDS encoding GGDEF domain-containing protein, whose product MDNNGTPSPEALRQRPAPGLVLFGAAWAAIGGLVSMHTSGGVRLAVFLLAAWVPVLALIASMRGTSAKHHWVRMAWGVIAFVTAASLEAVLRFRGWSTPSEENPSDLIYLAGYALLASGIWTLIRRHGRSEIRKGLIDGAVMLVPPVVLLIEYVAHVPTNGDGANWALRLLAAGYPLLDLILLAALVWLVATPTLTRAHLGLLATGMGLSLIADMAHAVELQSPSDSMRRVIEGLYPLTWTLLAAGIATGAAVRFGRPRGAEVLHWGRIGLLGFGALLGPLVIVIAAMPPEPLPVIWVATSVVLVSFIIVWRMMQLARTLGTTTSQLDRARQELQVQATHDPLTGLLNRAVLDDVLDELHNPASLPGALLSIDLDLFKSVNDTHGHDAGDTVLRITADRLRTTLRPADLVLRMGGDEFLAVLHEVTPAEAQGLARRILAAIQEPIRWKDSHLRVSASVGVASIEADSPGQAPELLMTMADAAMYEAKRADTGSSGAVAHAGDGADLTGPQGATVTGHDDQERAGPGEVDTNR is encoded by the coding sequence ATGGACAACAACGGCACCCCCAGCCCCGAAGCGCTTCGGCAGCGGCCCGCACCGGGCCTGGTGCTCTTCGGCGCTGCCTGGGCCGCCATCGGCGGGCTCGTCTCCATGCACACGTCCGGCGGGGTGCGCCTCGCCGTGTTCCTGCTGGCGGCATGGGTGCCGGTGCTGGCCCTGATCGCATCGATGCGCGGCACATCGGCCAAGCACCACTGGGTGAGGATGGCCTGGGGAGTCATCGCGTTCGTCACCGCGGCCAGCCTCGAGGCGGTGCTGCGATTCAGAGGATGGAGCACTCCATCGGAGGAGAACCCATCCGACCTCATCTACCTCGCCGGCTATGCGCTGCTGGCCTCCGGCATCTGGACTCTCATCCGGCGACACGGCCGCTCGGAGATCCGCAAGGGACTGATCGACGGCGCTGTGATGCTCGTGCCTCCGGTCGTCCTGCTGATCGAGTACGTGGCGCACGTGCCAACCAATGGCGATGGCGCCAACTGGGCGCTTCGGTTGCTCGCCGCCGGATATCCCCTTCTCGACCTGATCCTGCTGGCAGCGCTGGTCTGGCTGGTCGCGACGCCGACACTGACCCGCGCACACCTCGGCCTGCTGGCCACCGGCATGGGGCTCAGCCTCATCGCCGACATGGCCCACGCCGTGGAGTTGCAGTCCCCGAGTGACTCGATGCGTCGTGTGATCGAGGGGCTCTACCCGCTCACGTGGACCCTGCTCGCCGCTGGCATAGCGACCGGCGCCGCAGTGCGCTTCGGGCGCCCACGCGGCGCAGAGGTGCTGCACTGGGGCCGCATCGGGTTGCTCGGCTTCGGAGCCCTGCTGGGGCCGCTCGTGATCGTCATCGCAGCCATGCCTCCGGAGCCCCTTCCCGTGATCTGGGTGGCGACCTCTGTGGTGCTCGTCTCGTTCATCATCGTATGGCGAATGATGCAACTCGCCCGCACGCTCGGCACGACCACCAGCCAACTGGACCGCGCCCGACAGGAGCTCCAGGTCCAGGCCACCCACGACCCCCTCACCGGGCTGCTCAACCGCGCGGTGCTCGACGACGTGCTCGACGAGCTTCATAACCCGGCGTCGCTGCCCGGCGCGCTGCTGTCCATCGACCTGGACCTATTCAAGTCCGTCAACGACACCCATGGCCACGACGCCGGAGACACCGTGCTGCGTATCACTGCGGACCGGCTGCGCACGACCTTGCGCCCCGCCGACCTCGTGTTGCGCATGGGCGGCGACGAGTTCCTGGCCGTGCTGCACGAGGTGACACCTGCGGAGGCACAGGGCCTGGCGCGCCGCATCCTTGCGGCAATCCAGGAACCGATCCGGTGGAAGGACTCCCACCTGCGCGTGTCCGCCAGCGTCGGCGTCGCATCGATCGAGGCGGACAGCCCCGGACAGGCCCCCGAACTGCTGATGACGATGGCCGACGCGGCCATGTACGAAGCGAAGCGTGCCGACACCGGCAGCTCCGGTGCGGTGGCACACGCAGGCGATGGAGCCGACCTCACCGGCCCGCAAGGCGCTACCGTCACGGGCCATGACGACCAAGAGCGCGCTGGACCTGGCGAAGTCGATACGAACCGGTGA